The Methylacidimicrobium sp. B4 genome contains a region encoding:
- a CDS encoding DNA polymerase III subunit alpha: MRPSPSYVELHARSAFSFLRGASHPEELAREAARLGLPGLALCDRDGVYGIPRLQAAAREVGIRALVGAELTLEDESVLPVLVETREGYRNLCQLLTEAKLRSPKGEARIGWEELGNFAPGLLALTGDEEGPLLRALSRGEDPGEPARKLLRLFGRERLFVELQRSGLRGERFRDRRLGALARELGLPVVATGGVLSAKAEERPLLDVLHCLRTHTPLDAAGKILSPNDRRHLRSPREMEVLFADLPEAVETSVRIAARIGFSLEELGYSFPRYPTPTGESEDDLLERVAWAGARRRYGPLSPAVRRQLFHELGMIRRLGFAGYFLIVWDLVRWCAQEGMLVQGRGSAANSAVCYSLGITTVDPVGSRLLFERFLSEGRKGWPDIDLDLPSGEARERVIQEVYRRYGRRGAAMTASVICFQGRSAARELGKVLSLPGELLDRFSALFPGGDYPHTLSWEEHGRQCGLSPAHPRQAAFLRLYPKLLGLPRHLGQHPGGMVIAQGELDRIVPLENAAMPGRSILQWDKDDCEELGMVKIDLLGLGMIAVIEEATARCRDRGRPVDLARLPKDDPETFALLQRVETVGVFQVESRAQMSILPRLRPRCFYDLVVQIAIVRPGPIHGGLIGSYLARRSGREPVGYPDPRLAPILERTLGIVLFQEQALRIAMVLGGFSAAQAEELRRALGFRRDSRRMERAIEHLAQAMRARGVAPSTIEWVARSLSSFALYGFPESHAISWAGLAYASAYLKAHHGPEFYAALLNHQPMGFYSPATLIQEGKRRGVRFRPISVLASEDSCTIEEDGSVRLGLRLARGLSAGARERILAARKEGPFASLEELRRRVPLSRNELRLLASLGAFQGLASHRREALWQVERPLFPEELLPRPPEGPSPLSPMTPPERLAADGAGTGITLGPHPMAYLRPRTAATRKAADLRGLPHGMRVRVAGAVICRQRPGTAKGFLFLSLEDETGIANVIVAPDLFEAHRLLLCLEPFLLVEGILEKAHGPIQIRGEKIARLPFRGLPEPSSHDFR, translated from the coding sequence ATGCGCCCTTCCCCTTCCTACGTCGAGCTCCATGCCCGGAGCGCCTTCAGCTTCCTGCGGGGGGCTTCCCACCCCGAGGAGCTGGCCCGGGAGGCGGCCCGATTGGGGTTGCCCGGGCTGGCACTCTGCGACCGGGATGGGGTCTACGGGATCCCCCGGCTGCAGGCCGCGGCGCGGGAGGTGGGCATCCGGGCGCTGGTCGGGGCGGAGCTCACCCTGGAGGACGAATCGGTCTTGCCCGTGCTCGTCGAAACGCGGGAGGGCTACCGGAACCTCTGTCAGCTCCTCACCGAGGCCAAGCTCCGCAGCCCCAAGGGGGAGGCCCGGATCGGGTGGGAGGAGCTGGGGAACTTTGCTCCCGGCCTTTTGGCGCTCACCGGGGACGAGGAGGGGCCGCTCTTGCGCGCCCTCTCCCGGGGAGAAGACCCAGGGGAGCCGGCACGGAAGCTCCTCCGGCTCTTCGGGCGGGAGCGGCTCTTCGTTGAGCTCCAGCGGAGCGGGCTCCGGGGGGAGCGCTTCCGCGACCGGAGGCTCGGTGCGCTCGCCCGGGAACTCGGCCTGCCCGTGGTGGCGACGGGGGGTGTCCTCTCTGCGAAGGCCGAGGAGAGGCCGCTGCTCGACGTCCTCCACTGCCTGCGGACCCACACCCCCTTGGATGCGGCAGGGAAGATTCTCTCCCCAAACGACCGGAGGCACCTCCGCTCGCCCCGGGAGATGGAGGTGCTCTTCGCCGATCTCCCCGAAGCGGTCGAGACAAGCGTGCGGATTGCCGCCCGGATCGGCTTTTCCTTGGAGGAGCTCGGCTACTCCTTCCCCCGCTATCCCACGCCCACGGGGGAGAGCGAGGACGACCTTTTGGAAAGGGTGGCCTGGGCCGGGGCGCGGAGGCGCTACGGCCCCCTCTCCCCGGCGGTCCGCCGGCAGCTTTTCCATGAGCTCGGGATGATCCGCCGGCTCGGCTTCGCCGGCTATTTTCTCATCGTCTGGGACCTGGTCCGCTGGTGTGCGCAGGAGGGGATGCTGGTCCAGGGGCGGGGGAGTGCCGCCAACAGTGCGGTCTGCTATAGCCTGGGGATCACCACGGTCGATCCGGTCGGCAGCCGGCTGCTCTTTGAGCGCTTCCTGAGCGAGGGCAGGAAGGGCTGGCCCGACATCGACCTCGATCTGCCGAGCGGGGAAGCCCGGGAGCGGGTGATCCAGGAGGTCTACCGCCGCTACGGGCGCCGGGGGGCGGCGATGACGGCGAGTGTGATCTGCTTCCAGGGACGGAGTGCTGCCCGGGAGCTGGGCAAGGTCCTCTCCCTGCCAGGCGAGCTTCTCGATCGCTTCTCCGCCCTCTTCCCCGGAGGGGACTATCCCCACACCCTTTCCTGGGAAGAGCATGGCCGGCAGTGCGGGCTCTCTCCGGCCCACCCCCGGCAGGCGGCCTTTCTGCGTCTCTACCCCAAGCTCCTGGGCCTGCCCCGCCACTTGGGCCAGCATCCCGGGGGGATGGTGATCGCCCAAGGGGAGCTCGACCGGATCGTCCCCCTGGAGAATGCCGCGATGCCGGGCCGCTCAATCCTCCAATGGGACAAGGACGACTGCGAGGAGCTCGGGATGGTGAAGATCGACCTGCTGGGCCTGGGCATGATCGCGGTGATCGAGGAGGCGACGGCGCGCTGCCGGGACCGGGGGCGGCCAGTCGACCTCGCGCGCCTGCCCAAGGACGATCCCGAGACCTTTGCGCTCCTGCAGCGGGTCGAAACCGTCGGGGTCTTCCAAGTGGAGAGCCGTGCCCAGATGTCGATCCTCCCCCGGCTGCGCCCGCGCTGCTTTTACGACCTGGTGGTCCAGATCGCCATCGTCCGTCCGGGACCGATCCACGGGGGGCTGATCGGCTCCTACCTGGCCCGCCGGAGCGGCCGGGAGCCGGTCGGCTATCCCGATCCGCGCCTTGCTCCGATCCTGGAGCGGACCTTGGGGATCGTGCTCTTCCAGGAGCAGGCGCTTCGCATCGCGATGGTCCTCGGGGGATTCTCGGCGGCCCAGGCCGAGGAGCTGCGGCGGGCGCTCGGGTTTCGCCGGGACTCCCGGCGGATGGAGCGGGCGATCGAGCACCTCGCCCAGGCGATGCGGGCGCGCGGCGTTGCTCCTTCGACCATCGAATGGGTGGCCCGCTCCCTCTCCTCCTTTGCGCTCTACGGATTTCCCGAAAGCCATGCGATCAGCTGGGCGGGCCTCGCCTATGCGAGCGCTTATCTCAAGGCGCACCATGGGCCCGAGTTCTACGCGGCCCTCCTCAACCATCAGCCGATGGGCTTCTACTCCCCGGCCACCCTGATCCAAGAGGGGAAGCGGCGGGGGGTGCGCTTCCGGCCGATCTCGGTGCTCGCTTCGGAGGACTCCTGCACGATCGAGGAGGACGGCTCGGTCCGCCTGGGACTCCGCTTGGCGCGCGGGCTCTCTGCCGGGGCGCGCGAACGGATCCTCGCTGCACGGAAGGAGGGACCCTTTGCTTCGCTCGAGGAGCTCCGGCGCCGGGTTCCGCTGAGCCGAAACGAGCTGCGGCTCCTGGCTTCCTTGGGCGCCTTCCAGGGGCTCGCCAGCCACCGGCGGGAGGCACTCTGGCAGGTCGAGCGGCCGCTCTTCCCGGAGGAGCTCCTCCCCCGACCGCCCGAAGGCCCTTCTCCTCTTTCGCCCATGACGCCGCCCGAGCGGCTCGCCGCGGACGGCGCGGGAACGGGGATCACCCTGGGCCCCCACCCGATGGCCTATCTGCGCCCGAGAACGGCCGCAACCCGGAAGGCCGCCGACCTCCGCGGGCTCCCTCACGGGATGCGCGTGCGGGTGGCCGGAGCGGTCATCTGCCGGCAGAGGCCGGGCACGGCCAAGGGCTTCCTCTTCCTCTCCCTGGAAGACGAGACGGGGATCGCCAACGTGATCGTCGCTCCGGATCTTTTCGAAGCCCACCGCCTCCTCCTCTGCCTGGAACCCTTCCTGCTGGTGGAGGGAATCCTCGAAAAGGCCCATGGCCCGATCCAGATCCGGGGAGAGAAGATCGCCCGCTTGCCTTTCCGGGGCCTGCCCGAGCCGAGCTCGCACGACTTCCGGTAA
- a CDS encoding helix-turn-helix domain-containing protein, protein MLSPEELEALFLDLESDRVERKRSAADRSAIRQAICAFANDLPDHRKPGRP, encoded by the coding sequence ATGCTGAGCCCGGAAGAACTGGAAGCACTCTTTCTCGATCTCGAGTCGGACCGGGTCGAACGAAAACGGTCAGCCGCCGATCGCAGCGCGATCCGGCAGGCGATCTGCGCCTTCGCCAACGATCTTCCCGACCATCGGAAGCCGGGGCGGCCATGA
- a CDS encoding ParA family protein — MKIIAFFNNKGGVGKTSLVYHLSWIYADLGLNVVAADLDPQANLSTIFLEEDRLEELWPDSRHPDTLLGVIQPILKGTGDIAPPHLEDVESNGRSVGLLVGDLGLSAFEGRLSDAWFRCTAADEAAFRAISAFYRALLAAARSREAELVLVDVGPNLGAINRAAIIAAHHVVIPLAPDLFSLQGLRNLGPTFRTWRKEWAERLGKNPNPELELPGPEMQPAGYVVMQHAVRLDRPVKSYARWMERIPTEYRQALMDAKAEEGMRVEDDPDCLASLKHYPSLMPMAMEARKPIFLLRPADGAIGSHAAAVRDCYQDFAKLARRIAERCGVAVPSAGGAPGL, encoded by the coding sequence ATGAAGATCATCGCGTTTTTCAACAACAAGGGCGGAGTCGGCAAGACCTCCCTCGTCTACCATCTGTCTTGGATCTATGCGGATCTTGGGCTGAACGTCGTCGCGGCCGATCTCGACCCGCAGGCGAACCTCTCCACGATCTTCCTGGAAGAAGACCGGCTGGAAGAGCTCTGGCCCGACAGCCGCCATCCCGACACGCTTCTGGGCGTCATTCAACCGATCCTCAAGGGAACCGGGGACATCGCACCGCCCCACTTGGAAGATGTCGAGAGCAACGGCCGTTCCGTCGGCCTTCTCGTGGGCGATCTCGGCCTTTCCGCCTTCGAAGGCAGGCTTTCCGACGCTTGGTTCCGTTGCACTGCCGCCGACGAAGCCGCCTTCCGGGCGATCTCGGCCTTCTATCGAGCTCTCTTGGCTGCGGCCCGCTCGCGGGAGGCCGAGCTCGTTCTGGTCGACGTCGGCCCAAACCTGGGCGCAATCAACCGTGCCGCGATCATCGCCGCGCACCATGTCGTGATTCCCCTGGCTCCCGATCTCTTCTCGCTCCAAGGATTGCGCAACCTCGGACCTACGTTCCGAACCTGGCGGAAGGAATGGGCAGAGCGATTGGGGAAGAACCCCAATCCCGAGCTTGAGCTCCCTGGACCGGAGATGCAGCCCGCAGGCTATGTCGTGATGCAGCACGCGGTCCGTCTCGACCGGCCCGTGAAATCGTATGCCCGCTGGATGGAACGGATCCCGACGGAGTACCGGCAAGCGCTGATGGATGCCAAAGCCGAAGAGGGGATGCGGGTGGAGGATGACCCTGATTGCCTGGCCAGCCTCAAGCACTACCCGAGCCTGATGCCGATGGCGATGGAGGCGCGCAAGCCGATCTTCCTCCTCCGGCCCGCCGACGGGGCGATCGGCTCGCATGCCGCCGCCGTCCGGGACTGCTACCAAGATTTCGCAAAGCTGGCCCGCCGGATCGCGGAGCGCTGCGGAGTCGCGGTGCCGTCGGCGGGTGGTGCTCCTGGATTGTAG
- a CDS encoding SCP2 sterol-binding domain-containing protein has product MNPFEQEAADAWRKAIGESEGFQKEGRQWKIRLGLIAEGKGILLDLEGGGCRSATVLSSEETVTRADAVFSASEETWRALIEGREKMVGAVLGGKVQVPKGDLLSLASHAGAAKALLDAARKAGGLSGIA; this is encoded by the coding sequence ATGAACCCATTTGAGCAGGAAGCGGCGGATGCCTGGCGCAAGGCCATCGGAGAGAGCGAAGGGTTTCAAAAGGAGGGACGCCAGTGGAAGATCCGCCTGGGCCTGATTGCCGAGGGAAAGGGAATCCTCCTCGATCTGGAAGGCGGCGGCTGCCGTTCGGCGACGGTACTTTCGTCCGAGGAGACGGTTACGCGGGCCGACGCCGTCTTTTCGGCGAGCGAGGAGACCTGGCGGGCGCTGATCGAAGGCCGGGAAAAGATGGTGGGTGCGGTCCTGGGCGGCAAGGTCCAGGTCCCGAAGGGCGACCTGCTCTCCCTGGCCAGCCATGCGGGGGCCGCGAAGGCCCTGCTCGACGCGGCCCGGAAGGCGGGGGGCCTCTCGGGCATCGCCTAG